The window CGTTACCGAAAGCAGCACGCCGGTGGCCAGCTTCTCGCTGGATTGGGTGAACGCGGGCGACACCGCCAACTGGTACACGCGCATCTTCACCTCTACCGCCGCCGAAGCCACGCCGGACGCCAACGGCCTGACCCGTTACCGCTCGATCCGACACGCCAGGGTCGCCGGCGTCGACACGATCTGGAACATCAACAATGACCCGGCGCGCGCCGGCGACCTGCACTGGAGCGGCACGGCCTGGGTCGGCTGCACGGTGGATTTCCAGAACACCAGCACCGTGCGCGACGCGCAGGGCCGCAGCAGCTACAACAATTGCGACGGCCGCAACCTCGGCACGACGCAACGCGTCACGTCCGACATCTCCAGCCGGTCGATGGCGGACATCTTCGCGTTGATCCAGAGCACCCGCACCGACGGCGGCAACTGGGGCAAGGCGCCGACCTGGTTCACCGGTGCGGTGACGGCCAGCGTGGGCACCGCGACCTTCCCCGCCGAGTCACGCCTGATCTCGCAAACCGACACCACCACCGCCACGGCCATCGGCTACGACGTGCGAACCAGCAACATCGTCACCGTCGCCGACGCGGATGTCGCCGCCGGCGGCAACGCCACAGTGAACCGCCAGGTGGCCTGCAACGTCAGCGGGAACAATGCGTCGCAGGCCGTCACGCTGGAGACCATGATCGCGCGCAATCCGGGCACGCCATGCATCTACAACCAGCAGACCGACAGTGGCCTGAATGGGCAGAGCTACACCAGCCTGACACCCAACGAAGGCTGGGGCAACACCACGACTTCGATGGGCACGCTGGGCAATGCACCGGTCGGCCCCGGCACCACGGCGGGCTTCTACACCACCAACACCAGGCTGCGGGTGTCCTTTGCGGGCGGCAGCAGCAATGCCACCACCTACTACACCTGCCTGCAACGTGCCTCGAACGACTCGACTCGCAACTGCACCGTGGCCGGTACCGGCACCTACACCATCACGACCCTCGGCGATGGCCGCGTGATGACCTTCAGCGGCCTGCCGACGAAATTTGCGGCACTGAGTTATGAACGGGTGTTCGTCGAGCGGGGCGGCCAGGTGTACTGGGGGTTCAAGGACCGCCTCAGCACCGTCAAGACCGTGCGCCTGAACGGCACTGCTGGCAACGCCGTGCTGAGCCAGCTCGGGCTGCCGACCTTCACACCCTGAACCCGTTCCGGGCGAGAATGGCAAGGCGCCTCTCGCCCCCTTTTGTCACCACTTTCGCGTTCAACGGAGCCCTCATGCCTCTTGTCAACATCCGCCTCACTCGCCGCGAGAAACCCACCACCCGCGAACAGAAGGCCGCCCTGATCGCCGGCGTCACGCAACTGATGCAGGACGTGCTCGACAAGCGCCGGGACAGCGTGGTGGTCATCATCGACGAGGTCGATCCCGACAACTGGGGCGAAGGCGGCGATTCGGTCACCGTGCTGCGCGAGCGACGCGCGCGGCAGGGCCAGCAGCAGTAGCTACGCCAGCGGCGGCGGCACGGCGGGGGGCCCGCCCAGCCCTGTCAGGCCCGGCCCCATCAGGATGGTCGACGGGTTGGACAGCGTGAGCTTGGCCTCGCGCAACTGCTGCAGCACCTCGAACAGCAGCGCACTGCGCACGTTGTAGGCCAGGCGCGGCGAGTTCACGTAGCCGGTGGCGTTGAACACCAGCCGGCCGTTGTCGATGCCGTCCAGCGCGACGTTCGGCGCGGGGCTGTCCAGCACGTCGCCGTGCGCCTGGAAGGCCGCCAGCAACAGGTCGCGCACGCGCAGCGCATCGGTGTCCAGCGGCATCGGCAGCTTGATCTGCACCAGGCCGAGCGGGCTGGCCATGGTCACGTTGCGCACGGTCTTGGTGATGAACTCGGAATTGGGCACGATCACCGTGGAGCGGTCGCCCATCTGGATCTCGGTGGCGCGCACGTTGATGCGGCGGATGTCGCCCTCCACGCCGCCGAGCGCCACCCAGTCGCCGACCTTGACCGGCCGCTCGGCCAGCAGGATCAGCCCCGAGACGAAGTTCTGCACCACCGCCTGCAGGCCGAAACCGATCCCCACCGACAGGGCACTCGCCACCCAGGCGATGCGTTCCAGCCCGATGCCCACGGCCGACATTGCCAGCGCCACGGCCAGCACCACGCCCGCGTAGTTGAACAGGGTGACGGCCGAGGTCTGCATGCCGGCGTCCAGGCTGGTGGTGGGCAGCAGCTTGGCCGTGAGCCAGCCCTTGAGCAGGCGCACCGCCGTCAAGCCCAGCACCAGCACCAGCAGGGCCTGTAGCACGGCATCCGGGCGCA of the Rhodoferax koreense genome contains:
- a CDS encoding tautomerase family protein; protein product: MPLVNIRLTRREKPTTREQKAALIAGVTQLMQDVLDKRRDSVVVIIDEVDPDNWGEGGDSVTVLRERRARQGQQQ